A section of the Clostridium omnivorum genome encodes:
- a CDS encoding acyltransferase, giving the protein MTDEKRLREVDILRALAFIFVVVQHGMGGLSYSNKIGIVDKVSLRLFYMVGKPAVPIFLFISGLSLSYVYCKKLNLKNYYIKRIKYVIIPYLIWSAINMYKLGNEDRFAQFFMQSAAGNGAFHLWYMGGIIRLYIFFPIILYISKKVHSMNKGARIAIFSTILILYYYISKYQNLISDKISLFIFRTPSDLQHRIVNISMLFWILYFILGIYAALNYEYVKEKLLKCKVIIYIAYFIFLVYALLNEFEVIPFNRALSIAYTTSSIMFFYVISCQVVNKYKVYKCMRFISDYSFASYMAHVIVLSKVANYVNAWSVNIPNFLYASIITIVTVVLTTFIICIISYIPYTSAITGIKGNNAKMKKMFGYLRTYGKHSEYNINNEN; this is encoded by the coding sequence TTGACAGACGAAAAAAGATTAAGAGAAGTCGATATTTTAAGAGCATTAGCTTTTATATTTGTAGTTGTTCAGCATGGCATGGGTGGATTATCATATAGTAACAAAATAGGAATTGTAGATAAAGTAAGTTTAAGGCTTTTTTATATGGTGGGAAAGCCAGCAGTTCCAATATTTCTATTTATAAGCGGGCTTTCACTCAGTTATGTTTATTGTAAAAAATTAAATTTGAAAAATTATTATATTAAGAGAATAAAATATGTAATTATACCATATTTAATATGGTCAGCAATTAATATGTACAAGCTTGGTAATGAAGATAGATTTGCTCAGTTCTTTATGCAGTCAGCTGCAGGAAATGGTGCTTTTCATCTATGGTATATGGGTGGAATTATAAGATTATATATTTTCTTCCCAATAATATTGTATATATCAAAAAAAGTACATTCTATGAATAAAGGTGCTAGAATTGCTATATTCTCAACTATACTTATTTTATATTATTATATATCAAAGTATCAGAATTTAATTTCTGATAAAATATCTTTATTTATTTTTAGAACTCCAAGTGATTTGCAGCACAGAATAGTAAATATATCTATGCTATTTTGGATACTGTACTTTATCCTTGGGATATACGCTGCTTTAAATTATGAATATGTAAAAGAAAAGCTTTTGAAATGTAAAGTGATTATTTATATAGCATATTTCATTTTCCTTGTCTATGCACTTTTAAATGAGTTTGAAGTAATTCCTTTTAATAGAGCTCTATCTATTGCATATACAACTTCTTCAATAATGTTTTTTTATGTAATTTCCTGTCAGGTAGTAAATAAATATAAAGTATATAAATGTATGAGATTTATAAGTGATTATTCATTTGCCTCATATATGGCTCATGTTATTGTCTTAAGCAAAGTAGCTAATTATGTAAATGCATGGAGTGTTAATATACCTAATTTTTTATATGCAAGCATAATAACTATTGTAACGGTAGTTCTTACAACATTTATTATATGTATAATTAGCTATATACCATATACCAGTGCTATTACAGGAATAAAAGGTAATAATGCTAAAATGAAAAAAATGTTTGGATATCTTAGAACATATGGTAAACATAGTGAATATAATATAAATAACGAAAATTAA
- a CDS encoding helix-hairpin-helix domain-containing protein, with protein MDYVFKNQREKISIVKGKGYYNNVPFGDEISERSLFYDEIIRELSFDFNQCIIRLNQCSRNFIKDTDGCNVLYLSDTDGGYPRKGVAVKTNNEIKEYPNLRYVDLMINEKNIKQGKLSIFSHEIGHVMMENIWPNFPVGNSVKPHASMAVTDYFLAFYEGFGEHFQRLVYDNVDYYNKLQREQEGFRDDITKLWHSKIDKDLRLNAVLNNQYIHKNLLPSLDTSSMELQELIVLEHLSPIFDKIKLKNAQEMLSCEGVIATLFYRINTNKDIQYNYACRDFYNNFLIDKIPEDTDIRDIFNPFENVILKNFYVWSKLKGKINDDSIIFIDFIEEWLKCFPEDREELIKIFISTTIGKTITNKLAKLYEEAAYYGLIGDMKNYLECCNSYNAFLDSLCEQAIEGKINLRQNIGDEFWITNKDFKMKPWMYIEEEFPLRVNVNTASIYELCTFKQIPYNLAVQLVKKRDEQGHLNRDEIINIIGKEI; from the coding sequence ATGGATTATGTATTTAAAAATCAGAGGGAAAAAATCAGTATAGTTAAGGGTAAAGGGTATTATAACAATGTGCCTTTTGGAGATGAAATATCAGAAAGGAGTCTGTTTTATGATGAGATTATAAGAGAGTTAAGCTTTGATTTTAATCAGTGCATAATTAGGCTTAATCAATGTTCTAGAAATTTTATTAAAGATACAGACGGGTGCAATGTTCTATATTTATCCGATACAGATGGTGGATATCCAAGAAAGGGAGTAGCAGTAAAAACAAATAATGAGATTAAAGAATATCCTAACCTTAGATATGTAGACCTTATGATAAATGAGAAAAATATAAAACAAGGGAAGCTGAGTATTTTTTCTCATGAAATTGGACATGTAATGATGGAAAATATATGGCCAAACTTTCCTGTGGGTAATTCAGTAAAACCTCATGCAAGTATGGCGGTAACAGATTACTTTTTAGCATTTTATGAGGGTTTTGGAGAACATTTTCAAAGGCTTGTTTACGATAATGTAGATTATTATAATAAGCTGCAAAGGGAGCAGGAAGGCTTTAGAGATGATATAACAAAGCTTTGGCATAGTAAAATAGATAAAGATTTGAGATTAAATGCTGTACTAAATAATCAGTATATACATAAAAATCTGTTGCCTAGCCTAGACACATCCAGTATGGAGCTTCAAGAGTTAATTGTGCTGGAACATTTATCACCAATATTTGATAAGATTAAACTAAAAAATGCACAGGAGATGCTTTCCTGCGAAGGTGTTATAGCTACACTTTTTTATAGGATAAATACAAATAAGGATATACAATATAATTATGCTTGCAGAGACTTTTATAATAACTTTTTAATTGATAAAATTCCTGAGGATACGGATATTAGAGATATATTTAATCCTTTTGAGAATGTTATCCTTAAAAATTTTTATGTGTGGAGTAAATTGAAGGGCAAAATTAATGATGATAGCATTATTTTTATAGATTTTATAGAAGAATGGCTTAAGTGCTTTCCAGAGGATAGAGAAGAGCTAATAAAAATATTCATTTCTACTACAATAGGTAAAACTATTACAAATAAACTGGCAAAACTCTATGAAGAAGCAGCTTATTATGGTTTAATTGGTGATATGAAGAACTATCTAGAGTGCTGCAATAGCTATAATGCTTTTTTAGATAGCTTATGTGAACAAGCTATAGAAGGGAAGATAAATCTAAGGCAAAATATAGGTGATGAGTTTTGGATTACAAATAAAGATTTTAAAATGAAGCCTTGGATGTATATAGAGGAGGAGTTTCCTTTAAGGGTGAATGTTAATACAGCTTCTATATACGAGCTGTGTACCTTTAAGCAAATTCCCTATAATTTAGCTGTGCAGCTTGTGAAGAAGAGGGATGAGCAGGGACATTTAAATAGGGATGAGATTATAAACATAATAGGTAAGGAAATATAA
- a CDS encoding HNH endonuclease encodes MKEVFFINTNYKNTENKYEVKENIALISLLKKDGSELTAKIDAADIEKVKSAGTWFAEWNKDFNNYIVQNISSTKRNKQGKPLKQSLQSVILDTNPKAPIRHINGDTLDNRRCNLEIVQRNTKNHYKIIDQYTVAIILEDKNGRAISKALISKEDLDDVITDEYSWVEYKNQGNILVVANTPGGRVYLDEVIMNPEEGESIHHINLNPLDNRRSNLEIVRP; translated from the coding sequence ATGAAAGAGGTGTTCTTTATTAATACGAATTACAAAAATACAGAAAACAAATATGAAGTTAAAGAAAATATTGCTTTAATCTCATTACTAAAAAAAGATGGTTCAGAACTTACTGCTAAAATAGATGCTGCTGATATAGAAAAAGTAAAAAGCGCTGGAACTTGGTTTGCGGAATGGAATAAAGATTTTAATAATTATATTGTTCAAAATATAAGTTCAACTAAAAGAAATAAGCAAGGTAAACCACTAAAGCAGAGTCTTCAAAGTGTAATCTTAGATACAAATCCTAAAGCTCCTATTAGACATATAAATGGAGATACTTTGGATAATAGAAGATGCAACTTAGAAATTGTGCAAAGAAACACTAAAAATCATTATAAAATTATAGATCAATATACGGTTGCTATTATTTTAGAAGATAAAAATGGTAGAGCTATCTCTAAAGCTTTAATATCTAAGGAAGATTTAGATGATGTAATTACTGATGAATATAGTTGGGTAGAATATAAAAACCAAGGTAACATATTAGTTGTAGCCAATACTCCTGGTGGAAGGGTTTACTTAGACGAGGTAATTATGAATCCTGAGGAAGGTGAGAGTATTCATCATATCAACCTTAATCCTTTGGATAATAGAAGAAGCAACTTGGAAATTGTAAGACCTTAG
- a CDS encoding GNAT family N-acetyltransferase has translation MERILKKGTEYKYNSMEYTDAEDLEGASLIINTEDYIFVLKELEDKNRLYWAARSKQDFLMGISILWDKIGKDNKRKPIYMEFIPEEFISELEALGFKMHSEFLDFWKLHLEVENDSKQFLYKIRPITGDEYSAASKITKACKDLSRGFRGETEDFVKEWSEAENSIVLAAEDNEGLIGVCFLKLYGFESERGTVLWLRELAVDPKYHSKGIGGALVRAAIAWGIEKGAKRSFLACDTENYNAIKLYESYGYKKRAGRGQINMIEKLGGGVS, from the coding sequence ATGGAGAGAATACTGAAAAAAGGGACTGAGTATAAGTATAATTCAATGGAATATACTGATGCTGAAGATTTGGAAGGCGCAAGCTTAATTATTAATACGGAAGATTACATATTTGTTTTGAAAGAGCTTGAAGATAAAAACAGGCTATACTGGGCGGCAAGAAGCAAGCAGGATTTCTTAATGGGGATATCCATACTTTGGGACAAAATAGGCAAAGATAATAAAAGAAAGCCTATTTATATGGAATTCATTCCTGAAGAGTTTATAAGTGAATTAGAAGCTCTGGGCTTTAAAATGCATAGTGAGTTTTTAGATTTTTGGAAGCTCCATTTAGAAGTAGAAAATGACTCAAAACAGTTTTTATATAAGATTAGGCCTATAACAGGGGATGAATACAGTGCAGCAAGTAAAATAACCAAAGCCTGCAAGGACTTGTCTAGAGGGTTTAGAGGTGAAACAGAGGACTTTGTTAAGGAATGGAGTGAAGCTGAGAATTCAATAGTTTTAGCTGCAGAGGATAATGAAGGGCTTATTGGAGTTTGCTTTTTAAAACTCTATGGATTTGAAAGTGAAAGGGGTACTGTGCTTTGGCTTAGAGAACTTGCTGTAGATCCAAAATATCATTCAAAAGGTATTGGAGGAGCGCTTGTTAGGGCGGCTATAGCCTGGGGAATAGAAAAGGGTGCAAAAAGAAGCTTCCTGGCTTGCGATACTGAAAACTACAATGCAATAAAGCTCTATGAAAGCTATGGATATAAGAAAAGGGCTGGCAGAGGTCAGATTAATATGATAGAGAAGTTAGGCGGCGGAGTAAGCTAA
- a CDS encoding MGMT family protein, whose translation MNQFFSEVYKIVAKIPKGKVATYGQIAMMLGSPRGARTVGWAMRAAPRELKLPCHRVVNRLGELSPDYVFGASELQRAMLQDEGVKFKKDGRIDLEKCLWDGK comes from the coding sequence TTGAATCAATTTTTTTCTGAAGTATATAAAATTGTAGCAAAAATACCTAAGGGAAAAGTAGCTACTTATGGACAAATAGCTATGATGCTTGGAAGTCCTAGAGGAGCAAGGACTGTAGGTTGGGCTATGAGAGCAGCTCCAAGGGAGCTTAAATTACCATGTCATAGAGTGGTAAACAGACTTGGTGAGTTAAGTCCAGATTATGTATTTGGAGCTTCAGAATTGCAGAGGGCTATGCTCCAAGATGAAGGGGTTAAGTTTAAAAAGGATGGACGAATAGACCTAGAAAAGTGTTTATGGGATGGAAAGTAA
- a CDS encoding MazG nucleotide pyrophosphohydrolase domain-containing protein, whose product MDTKDLKISELMDMSYKLWEKNKDKWSPMEPEYGRDFILYMIEEVGEAIAIIKKKGEEEIMKDSTTRERFVEELGDVLMYFIDVLNRFNVSAEEFSSIYMKKFNKNMERNYSEQYKNLFK is encoded by the coding sequence ATGGATACCAAAGATTTAAAAATATCAGAGCTTATGGACATGTCTTATAAGCTTTGGGAGAAAAATAAGGACAAATGGTCACCTATGGAGCCTGAGTATGGTAGAGATTTTATTTTATACATGATTGAAGAAGTTGGAGAGGCTATTGCAATTATTAAGAAAAAGGGCGAAGAGGAGATTATGAAGGACAGCACAACTAGAGAAAGGTTTGTTGAAGAACTTGGTGATGTGCTTATGTATTTTATTGATGTATTAAATAGGTTCAATGTTTCTGCAGAGGAGTTTTCTTCTATTTACATGAAGAAGTTTAATAAAAATATGGAGAGGAACTATTCAGAGCAGTATAAAAACCTGTTTAAATAA
- a CDS encoding YjfB family protein: MDIALSSMTMSQSNLGQQVEIALTKKVMDVSEDNSIALIKMMEMSANPNLGATLDIRV, encoded by the coding sequence ATGGATATAGCATTATCATCAATGACAATGTCCCAATCAAATCTTGGTCAACAAGTGGAAATAGCCCTTACCAAAAAGGTAATGGATGTTTCTGAGGACAACTCTATAGCTCTAATCAAAATGATGGAGATGAGTGCAAATCCTAACCTTGGCGCAACTTTGGATATAAGAGTATAA
- the ptsG gene encoding glucose-specific PTS transporter subunit IIBC produces the protein MFKKAFGVLQQIGKALMLPVALLPAAGLLLAFGNMFQNPTFLNKVPSLNAVWFQGLAKVMEQSGGIIFSNLALLFAVGVAVSMADGEGVAGLAAIVGFLIMNTTMGLITGITANMTVGNPKYAQVLGIPTLQTGVFGGIIIGILAAQLYKKYYNIELPPYLGFFAGKRFVPIITAVFSIAVGVIMVFIWPPIQGGLFSFSHNMIDANKYLAAFLFGVIERALIPFGLHHIWYNPFWYQFGEYTNKAGQLVMGDQNIFFAQLKDGVPFTAGTFMAGKFPFMMFGLPAAALAIVKEAKPEKRKLVAGIMASAALTSFLTGITEPIEFSFLFVAPALFAIHCIFAGLSFMTMAILNIKIGMTFSGGVIDFLLFGVMPNRTAWWLVIPIGLVFAVIYYFGFRFAIRKWNLKTPGREDDEETSVVTNVKGSALAAGILKALGGKENIANLDACITRLRVSVKDVKNVDKAELKRLGASGVMEVGNNIQAIFGPKSDQLKSQIKDIMAGKVPSAIEETNSAEQTSVSSVSCEKFLSPMEGKIIDLSEVPDEVFSSKMMGDGFAIDPTFGEIVSPVDGTITTLFPTKHAVGITSEEGLELLIHFGVDTVNLKGEGIEALVEQGAAIKAGEPILRMNLDEIKAKVPSIITPVIFTNLPEGREVSLNFGTKVKKGEQLKVSIK, from the coding sequence ATGTTTAAAAAAGCTTTTGGTGTTTTACAACAAATAGGTAAAGCTTTAATGCTTCCAGTTGCACTTTTACCAGCAGCAGGATTATTACTTGCTTTTGGTAATATGTTTCAAAATCCAACGTTTCTAAATAAGGTTCCTTCACTTAATGCTGTTTGGTTCCAAGGACTTGCTAAAGTTATGGAACAATCAGGAGGAATTATTTTCAGTAATCTAGCTCTACTATTTGCTGTTGGTGTTGCCGTTTCTATGGCTGATGGCGAAGGGGTTGCTGGGCTTGCTGCTATAGTTGGTTTCCTAATAATGAACACAACTATGGGACTTATAACTGGTATTACAGCAAACATGACTGTTGGAAATCCTAAGTATGCACAAGTTCTTGGAATACCAACACTTCAAACTGGTGTTTTTGGTGGTATCATAATCGGTATATTAGCCGCTCAATTATATAAAAAATATTACAATATAGAACTTCCACCATACCTTGGTTTCTTTGCTGGGAAGAGATTCGTTCCAATTATTACTGCAGTATTTTCAATAGCTGTAGGTGTAATTATGGTATTTATTTGGCCTCCAATACAAGGCGGTCTATTCTCTTTCTCACACAACATGATCGATGCTAATAAATATTTAGCTGCCTTTTTATTCGGTGTTATTGAAAGAGCGTTAATTCCATTTGGACTACACCATATATGGTATAATCCATTCTGGTATCAATTTGGAGAATATACTAACAAAGCTGGTCAATTAGTAATGGGTGACCAAAATATATTCTTTGCTCAATTAAAAGATGGTGTGCCATTTACAGCAGGTACTTTCATGGCAGGTAAATTCCCATTCATGATGTTTGGTCTTCCTGCAGCTGCACTTGCTATTGTTAAAGAAGCTAAACCAGAAAAGAGAAAGCTTGTAGCTGGTATTATGGCCTCTGCTGCATTAACTTCCTTCTTGACTGGTATTACAGAACCAATTGAGTTCTCCTTCTTATTCGTTGCACCTGCGCTATTTGCAATTCACTGTATTTTTGCAGGTCTATCCTTTATGACAATGGCGATTTTAAATATCAAGATAGGTATGACCTTCTCTGGTGGTGTTATCGACTTCTTGCTATTTGGAGTTATGCCAAACAGAACTGCTTGGTGGCTAGTAATTCCAATAGGCCTAGTATTTGCAGTTATTTACTACTTCGGATTTAGATTTGCTATAAGAAAATGGAATCTTAAGACACCTGGACGTGAAGATGATGAAGAAACTTCTGTAGTAACTAATGTTAAGGGGTCAGCGCTTGCTGCTGGAATACTTAAGGCACTAGGCGGAAAAGAAAACATTGCTAATTTAGATGCTTGTATTACTCGTTTAAGAGTAAGTGTTAAAGATGTTAAAAATGTTGATAAAGCTGAGTTAAAAAGATTGGGCGCTTCAGGAGTTATGGAAGTTGGAAACAACATTCAAGCTATCTTTGGACCTAAATCTGATCAACTTAAATCTCAAATAAAGGATATAATGGCTGGTAAGGTTCCATCAGCAATTGAAGAAACTAATTCAGCAGAACAAACTTCAGTATCCTCAGTAAGCTGTGAAAAATTCCTTTCCCCAATGGAAGGAAAAATAATAGATTTATCAGAAGTTCCAGATGAGGTATTCTCATCAAAGATGATGGGTGATGGCTTTGCCATAGATCCAACTTTTGGAGAAATAGTTTCACCAGTTGATGGAACAATTACTACACTATTCCCAACAAAGCACGCAGTAGGAATAACTTCTGAAGAAGGCTTAGAACTACTAATTCACTTTGGTGTAGATACAGTAAACCTTAAGGGTGAAGGCATAGAAGCACTAGTGGAACAAGGCGCTGCTATAAAAGCTGGAGAACCAATCCTTAGAATGAACTTAGATGAAATAAAAGCTAAAGTTCCTTCAATAATAACTCCAGTAATATTCACAAACCTACCTGAAGGACGCGAAGTTTCATTAAACTTTGGAACTAAGGTTAAAAAAGGCGAACAACTAAAAGTTAGCATAAAATAA
- a CDS encoding DUF2164 domain-containing protein: MKGKDKFKITKEKRDEMIASIKAYYLDEREEEIGDLAASMMLNFIIEELAPEFYNQGVYDAYKYMNDRVEDLLGIQK, from the coding sequence ATGAAGGGTAAAGATAAGTTTAAAATAACTAAGGAAAAAAGAGATGAAATGATTGCTTCAATAAAAGCCTATTATTTAGATGAAAGAGAAGAAGAAATAGGTGATCTTGCAGCTTCTATGATGTTAAACTTTATAATTGAAGAGCTTGCCCCTGAATTTTATAATCAGGGCGTTTATGATGCGTACAAATACATGAATGACAGAGTAGAAGATTTATTAGGCATTCAAAAGTAA